The following proteins come from a genomic window of Rutidosis leptorrhynchoides isolate AG116_Rl617_1_P2 chromosome 10, CSIRO_AGI_Rlap_v1, whole genome shotgun sequence:
- the LOC139873208 gene encoding uncharacterized protein codes for MYMEASNLATQFFCPNSINNGSWYNFKDLSSMPCSCFSSFRYKDKFSSQFRKQYVICNTKRVMDAKFFSGRQINKQSGNPIPLRNTSSYFPKPCQVKREDSEGTLSSESIMLDEQTLEQELKIAIEEENYTQAARIRDNLKLLHEDNKSAVLAANSRFYNSFRNGDLAAMQALWSKSDNVCVVHPGVSGISGYELVMGSWEFVWADYDFPLSIEVKDVQVYVRGDMGYVTCVEMVRTTGKSWGRQFATNVFEKINGRWFICVHHASHVDL; via the exons GGGAGCTGGTATAATTTTAAGGATCTTAGTAGCATGCCATGTTCTTGCTTTAGTAGTTTCAGGTATAAAGATAAATTTTCCTCACAGTTTCGGAAGCAATATGTAATCTGCAATACCAAAAGAGTAATGGATGCTAAGTTTTTTTCTGGCCGCCAAATCAATAAGCAAAGTGGGAATCCTA TACCTTTAAGAAACACATCTTCATATTTTCCAAAACCATGTCAAGTCAAAAGAGAGGATTCAGAAGGAACATTAAGCAGCGAAAGCATTATGTTGGACGAACAAACTTTAGAACAGGAACTAAAAATTGCTATCGAGGAAGAAAACTACACACAAGCAGCCAGGATCAGAGACAACCTTAAACTTCTACACGAGGACAACAAATCCGCAGTTCTAGCTGCAAATTCACGTTTTTACAACTCGTTTAGAAACGGTGATTTAGCTGCTATGCAAGCGTTATGGTCAAAAAGTGATAATGTTTGCGTTGTGCACCCGGGTGTTAGTGGTATATCGGGTTATGAACTTGTTATGGGAAGTTGGGAATTTGTTTGGGCGGATTATGATTTTCCGTTGTCGATTGAAGTGAAAGATGTTCAAGTTTATGTAAGAGGCGATATGGGGTACGTCACGTGTGTTGAAATGGTGCGAACGACTGGTAAAAGTTGGGGACGACAGTTTGCGACTAATGTTTTTGAGAAGATAAACGGTCGATGGTTCATTTGCGTTCATCATGCTTCTCATGTTGATTTGTGA